In Heterodontus francisci isolate sHetFra1 chromosome 30, sHetFra1.hap1, whole genome shotgun sequence, a genomic segment contains:
- the LOC137346767 gene encoding galectin-4-like isoform X3, with product MDFFPAPQPVYNPPIPYTGPIPGGLQNGKMIMIKGRVLPHSNRFHVNLQCGLMAQHCDIAFHFNPRFECPGYVVCNTFENQRWCSEERKHEVPIQKGETFQLLILVQNDSYKVAVNDRHFLEFKHRIPVSRVNTITIDGQVEVVSLSFTNNFQPAAPAGNANNFNPSFPAFPPSAYPIGNACPAGFMFGPPAFANPAGSMFAPPAFTNLQVPYKAPIPGGLFVSRSLVIQGTVKPNCDNFVINLKPSNSTDIAFHISSRFRSEHAVVRNSHIQNSWGTEERGLAENPFSPGQLFEVTILCEALFFKVDVNGCHAFDFKYRYQPIQQINELQIEGDVTLSNIRT from the exons CCAATTCCTTACACTGGGCCCATTCCCGGGGGTTTACAGAATGGTAAGATGATCATGATTAAAGGACGAGTGCTTCCCCACAGCAACAG ATTTCACGTGAACCTTCAGTGTGGCTTGATGGCACAGCATTGTGATATTGCCTTTCACTTCAACCCACGGTTTGAATGTCCAGGCTATGTTGTTTGCAACACCTTTGAGAATCAGAGATGGTGCTCCGAGGAGAGAAAGCATGAAGTGCCAATCCAGAAGGGAGAAACTTTCCAACTTCTGATACTTGTCCAGAATGATTCTTATAAG GTGGCGGTGAATGATCGACACTTCCTGGAATTTAAGCACCGGATCCCAGTCTCCAGAGTGAACACCATTACTATAGATGGCCAAGTAGAGGTCGTCTCCCTCAGCTTCACAAACAAT TTCCAACCAGCAGCACCAGCCGGAAATGCAAATAAT TTCAATCCCAGCTTTCCTGCATTTCCACCCTCTGCTTATCCCATTGGAAATGCCTGTCCG GCTGGTTTCATGTTTGGCCCACCTGCCTTTGCCAATCCG GCTGGTTCCATGTTTGCCCCACCTGCCTTTACCAATTTG CAAGTTCCGTACAAGGCTCCAATCCCTGGAGGGCTCTTTGTCTCGAGGTCTCTTGTGATCCAGGGGACTGTCAAACCGAATTGCGACAA TTTTGTAATTAACCTGAAGCCCAGCAATTCTACTGACATCGCTTTTCACATCAGTTCTCGATTCCGCAGTGAGCATGCTGTTGTGCGAAACAGCCACATTCAGAATTCCTGGGGTACTGAGGAGAGGGGTTTGGCTGAAAATCCATTTTCTCCTGGACAGCTATTCGAG GTTACCATTCTGTGTGAGGCCCTCTTCTTCAAGGTGGATGTAAACGGATGTCACGCCTTTGATTTCAAATATCGCTACCAACCCATCCAGCAGATCAACGAGCTGCAAATTGAAGGAGATGTGACTCTCTCCAACATCCGCACTTAA
- the LOC137346767 gene encoding galectin-4-like isoform X4, with the protein MDFFPAPQPVYNPPIPYTGPIPGGLQNGKMIMIKGRVLPHSNRFHVNLQCGLMAQHCDIAFHFNPRFECPGYVVCNTFENQRWCSEERKHEVPIQKGETFQLLILVQNDSYKVAVNDRHFLEFKHRIPVSRVNTITIDGQVEVVSLSFTNNFQPAAPAGNANNAGFMFGPPAFANPAGSMFAPPAFTNLQVPYKAPIPGGLFVSRSLVIQGTVKPNCDNFVINLKPSNSTDIAFHISSRFRSEHAVVRNSHIQNSWGTEERGLAENPFSPGQLFEVTILCEALFFKVDVNGCHAFDFKYRYQPIQQINELQIEGDVTLSNIRT; encoded by the exons CCAATTCCTTACACTGGGCCCATTCCCGGGGGTTTACAGAATGGTAAGATGATCATGATTAAAGGACGAGTGCTTCCCCACAGCAACAG ATTTCACGTGAACCTTCAGTGTGGCTTGATGGCACAGCATTGTGATATTGCCTTTCACTTCAACCCACGGTTTGAATGTCCAGGCTATGTTGTTTGCAACACCTTTGAGAATCAGAGATGGTGCTCCGAGGAGAGAAAGCATGAAGTGCCAATCCAGAAGGGAGAAACTTTCCAACTTCTGATACTTGTCCAGAATGATTCTTATAAG GTGGCGGTGAATGATCGACACTTCCTGGAATTTAAGCACCGGATCCCAGTCTCCAGAGTGAACACCATTACTATAGATGGCCAAGTAGAGGTCGTCTCCCTCAGCTTCACAAACAAT TTCCAACCAGCAGCACCAGCCGGAAATGCAAATAAT GCTGGTTTCATGTTTGGCCCACCTGCCTTTGCCAATCCG GCTGGTTCCATGTTTGCCCCACCTGCCTTTACCAATTTG CAAGTTCCGTACAAGGCTCCAATCCCTGGAGGGCTCTTTGTCTCGAGGTCTCTTGTGATCCAGGGGACTGTCAAACCGAATTGCGACAA TTTTGTAATTAACCTGAAGCCCAGCAATTCTACTGACATCGCTTTTCACATCAGTTCTCGATTCCGCAGTGAGCATGCTGTTGTGCGAAACAGCCACATTCAGAATTCCTGGGGTACTGAGGAGAGGGGTTTGGCTGAAAATCCATTTTCTCCTGGACAGCTATTCGAG GTTACCATTCTGTGTGAGGCCCTCTTCTTCAAGGTGGATGTAAACGGATGTCACGCCTTTGATTTCAAATATCGCTACCAACCCATCCAGCAGATCAACGAGCTGCAAATTGAAGGAGATGTGACTCTCTCCAACATCCGCACTTAA
- the LOC137346767 gene encoding galectin-4-like isoform X2, whose product MDFFPAPQPVYNPPIPYTGPIPGGLQNGKMIMIKGRVLPHSNRFHVNLQCGLMAQHCDIAFHFNPRFECPGYVVCNTFENQRWCSEERKHEVPIQKGETFQLLILVQNDSYKVAVNDRHFLEFKHRIPVSRVNTITIDGQVEVVSLSFTNNFQPAAPAGNANNAGFMFGPPAFANPAGSMFSPPGSANPAGSMFAPPAFANPAGSMFAPPAFTNLQVPYKAPIPGGLFVSRSLVIQGTVKPNCDNFVINLKPSNSTDIAFHISSRFRSEHAVVRNSHIQNSWGTEERGLAENPFSPGQLFEVTILCEALFFKVDVNGCHAFDFKYRYQPIQQINELQIEGDVTLSNIRT is encoded by the exons CCAATTCCTTACACTGGGCCCATTCCCGGGGGTTTACAGAATGGTAAGATGATCATGATTAAAGGACGAGTGCTTCCCCACAGCAACAG ATTTCACGTGAACCTTCAGTGTGGCTTGATGGCACAGCATTGTGATATTGCCTTTCACTTCAACCCACGGTTTGAATGTCCAGGCTATGTTGTTTGCAACACCTTTGAGAATCAGAGATGGTGCTCCGAGGAGAGAAAGCATGAAGTGCCAATCCAGAAGGGAGAAACTTTCCAACTTCTGATACTTGTCCAGAATGATTCTTATAAG GTGGCGGTGAATGATCGACACTTCCTGGAATTTAAGCACCGGATCCCAGTCTCCAGAGTGAACACCATTACTATAGATGGCCAAGTAGAGGTCGTCTCCCTCAGCTTCACAAACAAT TTCCAACCAGCAGCACCAGCCGGAAATGCAAATAAT GCTGGTTTCATGTTTGGCCCACCTGCCTTTGCCAATCCG GCTGGTTCCATGTTTTCCCCACCTGGCTCAGCCAATCCG GCTGGTTCCATGTTTGCCCCACCTGCCTTTGCCAATCCG GCTGGTTCCATGTTTGCCCCACCTGCCTTTACCAATTTG CAAGTTCCGTACAAGGCTCCAATCCCTGGAGGGCTCTTTGTCTCGAGGTCTCTTGTGATCCAGGGGACTGTCAAACCGAATTGCGACAA TTTTGTAATTAACCTGAAGCCCAGCAATTCTACTGACATCGCTTTTCACATCAGTTCTCGATTCCGCAGTGAGCATGCTGTTGTGCGAAACAGCCACATTCAGAATTCCTGGGGTACTGAGGAGAGGGGTTTGGCTGAAAATCCATTTTCTCCTGGACAGCTATTCGAG GTTACCATTCTGTGTGAGGCCCTCTTCTTCAAGGTGGATGTAAACGGATGTCACGCCTTTGATTTCAAATATCGCTACCAACCCATCCAGCAGATCAACGAGCTGCAAATTGAAGGAGATGTGACTCTCTCCAACATCCGCACTTAA
- the LOC137346767 gene encoding galectin-4-like isoform X1, translating into MDFFPAPQPVYNPPIPYTGPIPGGLQNGKMIMIKGRVLPHSNRFHVNLQCGLMAQHCDIAFHFNPRFECPGYVVCNTFENQRWCSEERKHEVPIQKGETFQLLILVQNDSYKVAVNDRHFLEFKHRIPVSRVNTITIDGQVEVVSLSFTNNFQPAAPAGNANNFNPSFPAFPPSAYPIGNACPAGFMFGPPAFANPAGSMFSPPGSANPAGSMFAPPAFANPAGSMFAPPAFTNLQVPYKAPIPGGLFVSRSLVIQGTVKPNCDNFVINLKPSNSTDIAFHISSRFRSEHAVVRNSHIQNSWGTEERGLAENPFSPGQLFEVTILCEALFFKVDVNGCHAFDFKYRYQPIQQINELQIEGDVTLSNIRT; encoded by the exons CCAATTCCTTACACTGGGCCCATTCCCGGGGGTTTACAGAATGGTAAGATGATCATGATTAAAGGACGAGTGCTTCCCCACAGCAACAG ATTTCACGTGAACCTTCAGTGTGGCTTGATGGCACAGCATTGTGATATTGCCTTTCACTTCAACCCACGGTTTGAATGTCCAGGCTATGTTGTTTGCAACACCTTTGAGAATCAGAGATGGTGCTCCGAGGAGAGAAAGCATGAAGTGCCAATCCAGAAGGGAGAAACTTTCCAACTTCTGATACTTGTCCAGAATGATTCTTATAAG GTGGCGGTGAATGATCGACACTTCCTGGAATTTAAGCACCGGATCCCAGTCTCCAGAGTGAACACCATTACTATAGATGGCCAAGTAGAGGTCGTCTCCCTCAGCTTCACAAACAAT TTCCAACCAGCAGCACCAGCCGGAAATGCAAATAAT TTCAATCCCAGCTTTCCTGCATTTCCACCCTCTGCTTATCCCATTGGAAATGCCTGTCCG GCTGGTTTCATGTTTGGCCCACCTGCCTTTGCCAATCCG GCTGGTTCCATGTTTTCCCCACCTGGCTCAGCCAATCCG GCTGGTTCCATGTTTGCCCCACCTGCCTTTGCCAATCCG GCTGGTTCCATGTTTGCCCCACCTGCCTTTACCAATTTG CAAGTTCCGTACAAGGCTCCAATCCCTGGAGGGCTCTTTGTCTCGAGGTCTCTTGTGATCCAGGGGACTGTCAAACCGAATTGCGACAA TTTTGTAATTAACCTGAAGCCCAGCAATTCTACTGACATCGCTTTTCACATCAGTTCTCGATTCCGCAGTGAGCATGCTGTTGTGCGAAACAGCCACATTCAGAATTCCTGGGGTACTGAGGAGAGGGGTTTGGCTGAAAATCCATTTTCTCCTGGACAGCTATTCGAG GTTACCATTCTGTGTGAGGCCCTCTTCTTCAAGGTGGATGTAAACGGATGTCACGCCTTTGATTTCAAATATCGCTACCAACCCATCCAGCAGATCAACGAGCTGCAAATTGAAGGAGATGTGACTCTCTCCAACATCCGCACTTAA